The window atcaaaggtgatggtagagttacacagctaaggtagtgtttaacaaatgagtatgagtgctgaattattatactgatatttcttttagtctttagtaccttcgagcagctagaagtaaaaacctaaaattgtagaactgcaacccatgccaaactctgaaatctgttctacacctaattgttgagatgtattgcttttttgtatatgttatttgttacaaaaaagaaaaacaaaaagagaaggaggaatataacagagacgatagataggatttaacaaatgagtatgactgctgaatcattatattgttatctcttttagtctgcagtgtcttggagctactagaaggaaaaaccaaaaatcatggaattgtaacacataccaaactttaaaatttgttttataactacttgttaaaatgtacttagaaatttattgctttttttggtatatatgttatattttacaataaaaaaaattagaaaaagaacctCTACCAAAACCTATAGCCAGACTAAAAGCAGCACTCCATCTCACTTTATATTATTCTAATTACTTTAAGTTGTCCAGAACAACTGGATAAAACATACACTGCATAGTGGAAGCTGTAAGAAATTCTCATCTTAACTTGGTCACACTTTTATGATCAACTTAAGTTTCATTTGATGTGCTTCATCACATCATTTTGGTGTAATTTTTTCACAACAGGTTCTGAAAGGTTCTAACTTAACTTATActcaagaaaacatttttattagaaaGAATACAAGAAGAAAATTCAGGGCACCCCAAAAAAGACGACTTGCAAGTTTACTGACCAGATTTTAGTCAATAGTTAAGAGctgggttttctttcatttaaagcattttaaaagcaaCTATCTCCAGAGTGGTTACTGTGAAAAGAGTAAAGCTACCAATCCCATGAATCTGGGTTTCAGACCAGTCAGCAAAcaccagaattttaaaaataaaagataaaaaaaaataaaattaaagccaCTCTCTACTATCATTTGCAAAGCACAAtcaagttaaaaatatttcagaccATATTCATTAATTAACTGAGGACATAAAGCAATAAACTCTTCCAATAttagataaaaatacaaaaataaattataactaTGTGACTGTAACAtaatattaaaaggaaagaaagcctATTTTGTGAGCACCCAAATTCCTCCTCTGTACATAGTAGCACAAAAGCATTTTCAGCTTTCAGGTTTCAACAAATCCTGTTGTAACAACAACTCCCTCCCTTCTCCGCCTCTCTTTTCTAAATTCTCCCACAGCTCAAAAAATGAGATAGAGAACCTGGTATTTATCTTCTAGCACTATCAGCAGTTTTTACCTCGCAGATTTCTATGTTGTTCCTTATTTGCTATTCACAAGTGAACTTGTTGGATTTTATTGCTAAAATTCAGAATCTTTGAAATGAACCTACATATCTGGTTTCTGTTCATTGTACCTTGTTGGAGTTTGTTTGAAGATAACTAACCGAAGGGAACTAAGACACTGAAGGCTACTGACAAAAGGTATGGAAAATGATAAGTTTCTAGAATGTTTGGAGTCCTAACTAAAGATTGTCAAGTGTTATTTCGTTTTAATTAtaggttttaaattttctttcaaatattagtTCTGATATGAGTAAATCTTATCTGAAAAACTGACTATTTTAATAAAACCCATGACAGCATCTGTGCTGACATAGTTCAGAAATTCAACATGTAAAGGTTGTGCTCTCGTGAGCAATGAGTTCTATAACTATGAGGAGTTCTTTATTGAGAATTAAGTTTTTACATGAGACCCCtttacttttgcttgctttcaTGATATtcccctaccaccaccaccatcactacaaacactgaaacaaagtctgtctttattttccaagaaaaagaaatttgaggGAACAAGCCACACAGACTGTATTATGCTTgtggctgaaaagaaaaagaaagagctcaTAGCAATACAGCTAAAATGCCACTATATTttcaccaaaggaagagaatagtGACCTTCATTTTGGAGAACAGATTCTTTTCTGCCCAAGTTCTCTATGCAGAAGAGAGCCCAATATGTAAAAGCAGTGTTATGCTACTAAACCTACTAAACACGATGTATCATTTACACTGATTTTAGCTGTCTATAGTTTATCACTGCTAGCACTTGTTAATTATAATGAAGAAACTGTCTGCAAGTCTGAATGatactgacatttataaaatgTTCTGGTTAATGGGAGCAAAGGGCTATATTTGGGAAACCAAGTGTAGATTGATCAACAGTTAAAGGTGTTGATGAGGTGttaataagagagagagaaaaaaacaaagactggagtaggcaggaaggaagggagagaaggaagggggaggagaagagagagggaggaaggaaggaaggaaaagagagagagaaaactagcTAACTAGCTAGCTCTTAGGGAATGTTTACAGCAATTCTTGAAGAATCTCTAAACTGAAAAGTCTAGGAAAGCAATAATTTAATGTGCTGGCTGAAGTCTTTCATGCTCAAAAACCCAAACTCGAAAATAgctattatgaaagtaaaatataggttttttttttcccccgaaACCTTTAACTTCAGCTCCATATTGGTCCCAGATATGAAACTTGGATgtctgttttaatttaaaatcctAGTGAAATCCTCTTCTAATATTGTAGGATTTGAATCTTAAGATTATAAGCAAAAATAGAACAAAGCAATCCAGACATTCCAGGATGTAAGTTAAATGTTTATAACTATGGAAAGTTTGTACTTTTATTACAGGCATGGCTTAATATTACCTTGAATATTTAACAATAGCCAGACACTCCTTCCTGGTGAGCCATTTGAAGCTAAACCATTTGGTCTATTAATATTCTATGACATGTCCCAACCCCCAGGTGAGTAAGGAGTGGGTTGAGTAGATAGTTAATGGGACTTTTTGCTTCAAGATGTAGCATTTTTCCAGCTTCTGTGCGACACCCCACGGGAGCACATAAGGAGGGAGAATTCACCAGGAAACATAGGggcaaagggggaaaagataaaGGAGGAAGCGACGTAGGAAGAGATGGGATAGATCTGGACTAATTAGCAGCTAATCTGCTGCTAAAAAATGATGCTGGAGATTATGTgcatctaagattctacaaaaaacaaattaaatccaCCTaatgaaggaagaggaaaaaaaaaagttcaaaactaTCATTAAATATCAAGAGTCACACAACATTATGTAATTACACAGAAATGTTAATAACAGTGTCCACTACACTTTATTAGGTGCTTTCTGTGGGTTACATATTATTCTAAACTCTTCAAATGTAATCacttatttaattctatgacataGGCACTATTATCCTCCCTACTTTACAGAAGAGGATAGTGAGGCATGGAGAAATTATATAAAGGCAAGATTTGGCCCAGATGTTTTAAATTCAGAGTCCATACTGTCTATTATGAAATGCATATGAATCATAATAGAGCCACACTCTAATAGATGgctcaaaaattaattcagatatacaaaagaaaaagtgtGGCAATATTTCAGAAGCCATTATATTTCTCTCAAACAGAGTAATAAGGACTTCCAGATGGAATAGGTAATGCTACTTtttcaaacaaagaaaataaatacttaaattcTTTTTGGTACCATTTCACATAAAACTAATACTGTGGTTTTCTCTGGTATGTATTTTCAAGATTTGAATTCACTACCTAGAATCTTTCAGAACAATGGTTTTATGATAGACTACTTCATTTGGGTCAGGGAATAATTCTGGTCCTATTAAGAGAAAGGTAGTGGACAGAGTAGAAGTCACTAGCATGCTTgatcttttaatttccagttaaAATCCATTTGCAAATGAAAAGATCAGGCATGCTAGTGACTTCTACTTCTGTCCACTACTCTTTTGTCCTTAAGTAACTCTCCTGGGTcacatgcctggcacatggtggaagcttcagaaatatttgtttcttaaatacTTAAAGCATTTccaatttacatatataaatcacttttaaaagatatggatttaaactactcttttctttctcattaccTATAGagcatttcaattaaaaataaaataatatttaaaaaatataatggtATTATAATTCTTCATCAAATCTTGGAGCTAGAAGTGGAAATTTCTGAACTTCCTAACAAACAAGGTATATCCCAACTTTTCAAACAACTGACATTTTAAGTTTTCAACTGAACAAAGAGGAAGCCCTTTTCTTTAGGCCATGTATCAAGTACCCTATCCACGCCCACTCAGGAGAACAGGATGTTGGCATCCAAGCACAGGGCATCCAAGGTGGGACCCTTCTCCCAGCCACAGGGCCTCCCTCACTGGTGGGTCTATACAGACCCACTCTCAGTCTTCCTGGAATGGAAGACTCTTTGTTGACTCATTCTTTCCTTCCCCCACTATGATTGTGTTTCCTTCCCTCTAGTCTTGGCTGCTTTGTTCTCTACCGCACAAATAAACTAGTTTTGAACGAAAATCATCATAATTGAGCATCAGAACTCTCCAAGGAGGACGAAGGTCACAGCAGCCTCATGGCATCGGCGGTTCTGCAGCTGCTTGCTTTTGGCCTGGCTCTGTTTGGGGCTTTGGGGGTGCTCGTGGCCACTCTCCTGCCCAACTGGAAGGTGAATGTGGACGCAGGCTCCAGCATCTTCACAGCCATCGTGCAGCTGCAGGGGCTGTGGATGGACTGTACATGGTACAGCACCGGCATGTTCAGCTGCGCCCTCAAATACTCCCTTCTGTCCCTCCCCATCCACGTGCAGACCGCCCGGGCTGCCATGGTCCTGGCGTGCCTTCTGTCTGCTTTCGGGATCTGCACTTCTGTGGTAGGAATGAAGTGCACTCGCTTGGGAGGAGACAGAGAAACCAAGAGCCATGCTTCACTTGCTGGGGGCATCTGCTTCACATCTGCAGGAATCTctggtttaatacccacagtgtGGTACACAAAGGAGATCATATCGAACTTTTTGGATCTGACAGTTCCAGAAAGCAACAAACATGAGCCTGGAGGAGCTGTCTATACTGGGTTCATTTCGGCAATGCTGCTGTTTATCTCTGGCATGATTTTCTGTACTTCCTGTATAAAAAAGAATCCAGAGCCTTGGCTCCACCCACCCAAGCAACAGAATACAACCATCCAACTAGAGAACAATTCTGCATACAGCTTGAAGGATTATGTATAAATAACTGCATAATACACATTGACTGAAGCTTCTGGGTGCCTGCTGtgagttttgtttttatgttagattaaaaaaggtattaaaatgatgtttaaCTTTCTCtacaaagaatatataataattaaagaCTATAAGGTAGTTAAAAATGCCACAGAACTGCATGTACAATAATATCTCTCttaagatttctttatttttccatcataGTCTCatgttttaattactttaaagtTTATTAACTTTATAATCTaaagaggatttttttcctttgaagatAATCTGTTGATACATTTCTAAATTGGTACTTAATTGGATTTTATAAAAGGACTAAATTGTCAAGTATAAAAAGAACTTGCCTTTGTGTTAATCAAGAATAGCATAAACTTTTGCTATTTGGTTGGTAAATACCAcagtaactttttgttttgttttgttttacttgtttctgTTTTAAAGCCACATCATAGGAGGGTGCTTAAAAATAGAAGAGCTGTCTACCCCATTCATATCACCCAACCCAAGTCCCCATCTACTGTGACCTGCCTctctttcattttagaaaaacatttataTACAGCTGCAAGACCCAATATTATTACATTTAAACTATGATTAGACAGAACTAGGGAAGAAAAATTGGTAGACGCACAACAaaggaaaaccaaacaaaacacaaactaAAATCTTTAGGACTCTTAAGGTATTAAATATAAGCTAAGTGATGCTAataaaagtttgttttaaaatgccAAGTACTCTCCGCTTCTGCTTCTAGCCGGAGGATTTTCCAGACTAAATCCACTTATCCtacaatattttgtattttccccTATCTCATTTATTCTCTCACTTATTAGTATTTGAATGATACAGGTTAAACCTGTCAGTTTTTTCTCAAATTTGACTCAAATTAATAAGGACAATCCTGTTTTCTGATCGATGAATTGCTGCAATTAATGAATAATGGATGTGAAAATAACTTTAGAAGTAAAAACAATActtctaaaatataatttatcttaaatctgtaatttaaatattttaacaagaaaataaaaactggatTTTCTAACGTGCAAAGGAAATGTTACAACTGGTGTTTCTAATACCTTATCTAATCATTTAAGATCATTGTTTATGACATaatggtaaaggaaaaaaagCCTAGCTCTTTGTACATTAATATTTGCAAAAGTGGGAAGAATATCTTTCATGTGAATAAATAAGTTTCATTTATGTACACAGAAGTAGAACCTAAAACATTTTATACCTGTTTCATTTGGTAGATCATCGTTCTCTTTTGTAACAATGTCATTAGCAATTAATggaataactaaaatgaaaaggtACAATTTCATTTGGGAATTACAAAAGGAATCATTAAAGCAGACATTTAAATAATTGCTTAAAGTATGCATTCTTTTTGAGGGCCAAATATCATTTTCTAAATAGATGTCATATTAAAAAGAACTCTGATTAAAAGAAGATTTCTATGTAAATTAATGTGACAGCACtgttttaacaaatatatggcTCTCTTTGCTTCATGTTACTGGAATATATGCAGTCTGTGTATcctatagttttatatttaaagctTGCTTTATATGTGCTAAGGACAGTATTGCATGTAAttccaaaaataattattatttagcTCTAGAGTATTTTCTTCCTAAATAGATACGGAAATGTTTTAAACTCTCAGAAAAGCAGCCACTTCATACAAAATAATAGCACAAGCTAATACTGGCAGATAATGGCAATAATGGGATGGTATAGAACCCTTTCATCCCCACCACAGTTCATCCCTATTGTATTCCTCCCCCTAGAATCAGCCCAGACTCACCCCCTTGCCTCCCAAGCTACTACTCATCCTTCAGGGTTCAAATGGCACCTCTTTTGTGAATTCAATCCTGGTTCCCTGAAGAGGGTGGCTCCCTCCAACTCTGTACACTTGGAGAATGTTCATTTGAAATAAATGACATGCCACAGCAGATGTTTATGATGATACACAAGTCCTAATGCAAATCATTTGCATGGACCCTGGTAACAAATCTACGAGGAGGGTATTTTCTTAGTAgctgtgcctgtttgaagctattctgtatgccagaaaagccatgttttaatcctgatccaatcttgtggggacagccatttctttgaaccctgattcaatactgtagggtggtaACTTGTTTTTTCAAGTTCACTGTCAAGCTTTACTGGATAATGAGATAAAGTAGGACGAAATGTGGCTGACAAGAGGCAGGGAcatttcttgctttcttcctcCAGCCCCTGTCTTTTGATTACAGTGAATAAGAGACCAGAGGCCAATAAGAGATTATCAAATCTAATAATCTTGtggcaacaattttttttttaagttgacaGGCAGATTCAAGCTAAATTGAGGTTGTTCAGTTAGTGTggaaacttttgactagattatctccacagagatgtgacacgcccattTGTGGGTacgaccttttgattagatggagatgtgactctactcattcaaagtgggtcctgattagtcctttaaaaggggaaacattttgaagaagcaTCAGATGGTTGGAAtatcaacagagagagcagatgcagatgcttggagaacaaatgcttcagagctgacagagccaacatgagatccagatgtttggagatgcagggccagcagacatcactatgtgcctttcccatgagatgctaagcaagtcagaacccagagttatgtcctggagaagttaagtgaaggcccacaggtgccaagtgaggaacccacacaggaaacagaagctgaaagtaatggagtccaggagcaagggaccaacagatgccagcaatgtgccttcccagccagcagaggtgttccggatggtatcagcctttcttgagtgaaggtaaacctcttgttggtgccttagtttggatattatctcagcattagaactataaacatgtaactattaaataccctttttaaaagctgttccacttctggtatattgcattttggcagcttaacaaaccaaGACAGTAGCTTATAGGAAGTTGAGGCAGAGTGACTAAGTTACCTAATTTGCCCCAGTTCATATAGCTAATAAGGTaagtgggagtggggtggggagagggtgtAGACTCCACCCGAGGAACACTGGCTCCAGAGTCAGTGCTCTTGGCTACCTCACCAGGGAGACACATCacagacccaaggataaacataggttgaaagtgaagggttgggaaaagctatttcatgcaaacaacaatcagaaaagagcaagagtagctatactaatatccaacaaattagacttcaaatgtaaaacaattaaaaaagacaaagaaggaccctatgtattaataaaaggaacaattcaaaaacttcaattctccactctcataaatggacaaaacatctagacagaggatcaataaagaaacagagaatttgaatattacaataaatgagctagacttaacagacatttataggacattacacctcacaatagcaggatacacctttcgctcatggatcattctcaaggatagaccatatgctgggtcacaaagcaagtctcaataaatttaaaaagactgaaatcataaaaacgttttttcagatcataatacaatgaagctgaaaatcaaaaacaggcagaaggccagaaaattcacaacatactcttaaacaaccagtgggtcaaggaagaaattataagagaaatcagtaaatagctcgaggcaaatgaaaatgaaagcataacatatcaaaatttatgggatgcagcaaaggcagtgctaagagggaacttcactgccttaaatgcttattttaaaaaagaagagagaacaaaaactgaggaattaacagttcacttggaagaactagtgaaagaacagcaaactaacaccaaagcaaagcataggaaagaaataatgaagattaaagtagaaataaatgaaattgagaacacaaaaataatcaagaaaatcaacaaaaccagaagttggttctttgagaaaatcaataaaatcgatgtaCCCTTAGGTAACTgacaagaaaagagaggatgcaaagaaataaaatcagaaatggaagaggagacataaccactgaccttgtaaaaataaaggagataatgaaaggatactatgagcaactatatgctaataaattagacgaCAGATGAAAATAGACAATAGATGAAACtaggacaacttcttagaaaggcatgaacaaccaacactgacttgagaacaaatagatgacctcagcaaaccaatcacaattgccagagcaattagacaagaaaaagaaataaaaggaatccaaattggaaaggaagaagtaaagctctcattgt of the Tamandua tetradactyla isolate mTamTet1 chromosome 2, mTamTet1.pri, whole genome shotgun sequence genome contains:
- the CLDN20 gene encoding claudin-20, which translates into the protein MASAVLQLLAFGLALFGALGVLVATLLPNWKVNVDAGSSIFTAIVQLQGLWMDCTWYSTGMFSCALKYSLLSLPIHVQTARAAMVLACLLSAFGICTSVVGMKCTRLGGDRETKSHASLAGGICFTSAGISGLIPTVWYTKEIISNFLDLTVPESNKHEPGGAVYTGFISAMLLFISGMIFCTSCIKKNPEPWLHPPKQQNTTIQLENNSAYSLKDYV